The following are from one region of the Arcobacter defluvii genome:
- the murG gene encoding undecaprenyldiphospho-muramoylpentapeptide beta-N-acetylglucosaminyltransferase, which produces MIETVVVTGGGTGGHLKVADAFIEEFYNRGINVIFIGSSNGQDKAWFEHDRRLKKAIFLDTKGVVNKKGFAKFISLFNIFSKTLYCLSLYSKYKIKTVISVGGFSAAAATFASILKMNCKLYIHEQNSKMGKLNQITSKFATEIFSSFDENSLVRDYPVSNEFFNCARVREKIKTIAFFGGSQGAICINDFALKVAPKLNEMGISIIHQTGKSDFERVKKEYEKLNINADVFDFSKEIPSKMSKADFAVSRAGASTLWELCANSLPTFFIPYKHAAGDHQYYNAKFLKDKGLCFLQREDELSEEYFFEVLKSDIHKISIELISSISPNAIALIVNIILENNKK; this is translated from the coding sequence ATGATTGAAACAGTTGTTGTTACTGGTGGTGGAACAGGTGGGCATTTAAAAGTTGCAGATGCTTTTATTGAAGAGTTTTATAATAGAGGAATAAATGTAATTTTTATTGGTTCCTCTAATGGTCAAGATAAAGCTTGGTTTGAACATGATAGAAGATTAAAAAAAGCAATTTTTTTAGATACTAAAGGGGTAGTAAATAAAAAAGGTTTTGCTAAATTTATCTCTTTATTTAATATTTTTTCAAAAACATTATATTGTTTGAGTTTGTATTCAAAATACAAAATTAAAACAGTTATTAGTGTTGGAGGATTTTCTGCTGCTGCTGCAACTTTTGCTTCAATTTTAAAAATGAATTGTAAATTATATATTCATGAACAAAATTCAAAAATGGGTAAATTAAATCAAATTACATCAAAATTTGCAACTGAGATTTTTTCATCTTTTGATGAAAATTCTTTAGTTAGAGACTATCCTGTATCAAATGAATTTTTTAATTGTGCAAGAGTTAGAGAAAAAATTAAAACAATAGCTTTTTTTGGTGGTTCACAAGGAGCTATTTGTATAAATGATTTTGCTTTAAAAGTTGCTCCAAAACTTAATGAAATGGGAATTAGTATTATTCATCAAACAGGGAAAAGTGATTTTGAAAGAGTAAAAAAAGAGTATGAAAAATTAAATATAAATGCTGATGTTTTTGATTTCTCAAAAGAAATACCTTCAAAAATGTCAAAAGCTGATTTTGCAGTAAGTAGGGCAGGGGCATCAACTCTTTGGGAATTATGTGCAAATTCATTACCAACTTTTTTTATACCTTATAAACATGCAGCAGGTGATCATCAATATTATAACGCAAAGTTTTTAAAAGATAAAGGTTTGTGTTTTTTACAAAGAGAAGATGAATTGAGTGAAGAGTATTTTTTTGAGGTTTTAAAATCAGATATTCATAAAATTAGCATTGAACTTATAAGTTCTATAAGTCCAAATGCTATTGCTTTAATAGTAAATATTATTTTAGAAAATAATAAGAAGTAA
- a CDS encoding FtsW/RodA/SpoVE family cell cycle protein, which produces MNFNKSKIKSINNNLNNTEADYTLFILVSLLIIISIIFSYSLTIYTVEFFGYDQFHFFIRQGLVGIVSIFIMWYFSMKDPDKLIEKVGMTLFIVFFLLMLAMPFLPAALVTASGGANRWIRLPGFSLSPVEFFKIGFIYFLSWSFHRKVIFQPKKIGLKDEVLLLAPYFLTFFVVVFIIAFLQKDLGQVVLLGLILVVLLIFANRSFKIFLALGAIALVGLVGLIIAAPHRIKRIHSWWAMVQDGILSVLPSWAEPYLRIDELPEPYQVSHSLNAIHNGGFFGQGVALGDIKVGFLSEVHTDFVLAGITEEVGLFGLMAFTTILFIVIWRIFRISRRVENPIYHLFTLGIALMIIIAFLINSYGISGMIPIKGIAVPFLSYGGSSMLAMAVSMGLVLSISRVVKDEDVKKKVKIK; this is translated from the coding sequence ATGAATTTTAACAAAAGTAAGATTAAATCAATTAATAATAATTTGAATAATACAGAAGCCGATTATACATTGTTTATATTAGTGTCATTATTGATAATAATAAGTATAATTTTCTCATATTCTTTAACAATATATACTGTAGAATTTTTTGGTTATGACCAATTCCATTTTTTTATAAGACAAGGATTAGTTGGAATAGTTTCTATTTTTATAATGTGGTATTTTTCTATGAAAGATCCCGATAAATTGATAGAAAAAGTTGGGATGACACTATTTATAGTGTTTTTTTTATTAATGTTAGCAATGCCATTTTTGCCAGCAGCATTAGTTACAGCATCAGGAGGAGCTAATAGATGGATTAGGCTTCCTGGTTTTTCTTTGTCTCCTGTTGAGTTTTTTAAAATAGGATTTATTTATTTTCTATCTTGGTCTTTTCATAGAAAAGTTATATTTCAACCCAAAAAGATTGGATTAAAAGATGAAGTATTACTTCTTGCTCCGTATTTTTTAACTTTTTTTGTAGTTGTTTTTATAATTGCATTTTTACAAAAAGATTTAGGACAAGTTGTTCTTCTTGGATTAATTTTAGTTGTTTTATTAATTTTTGCAAATAGATCTTTTAAAATTTTCTTAGCATTAGGTGCAATAGCCTTAGTTGGATTAGTAGGTTTAATTATTGCAGCACCTCATAGAATTAAAAGAATTCATTCTTGGTGGGCAATGGTTCAAGATGGAATTCTATCTGTTTTACCTTCTTGGGCAGAACCATATCTTAGAATTGATGAATTACCTGAACCATATCAAGTTTCTCACTCATTAAATGCTATTCATAATGGTGGTTTTTTTGGTCAAGGAGTTGCATTGGGTGATATTAAAGTTGGTTTTTTATCTGAAGTTCACACAGACTTTGTTCTTGCTGGAATAACAGAAGAGGTTGGATTATTTGGATTGATGGCTTTTACAACTATTTTATTTATTGTTATTTGGAGAATCTTTAGAATAAGTCGAAGAGTTGAAAATCCAATTTATCATCTATTTACTCTTGGAATCGCATTAATGATTATTATTGCATTTTTGATAAATTCTTATGGAATTTCTGGAATGATACCAATAAAAGGTATTGCTGTTCCATTTTTATCTTATGGAGGTTCATCAATGCTTGCAATGGCAGTATCCATGGGATTAGTTTTATCTATTAGTAGAGTAGTAAAAGATGAAGATGTTAAGAAAAAGGTAAAAATTAAATGA
- a CDS encoding peptidoglycan D,D-transpeptidase FtsI family protein yields MSSNKIEKVDKTKKIVILFLLIFLFLTILMISVFRTITEKRHLPSLKGEKNELAVRGDIISADNFKIASSKKLYKAAIDTRHLDPTKEELFLRLFSIYSNIDYKILKDRLDEGKKSPGNLVLSYGIDSRSAKNLKELAFKLVQLDVFISRQVNGSKILRGLTISESGEKRTFSYNDTLTPVVGYISKYESEFGKTKVNGIKGLEKHYNKVLNQSKDGVLQGDRDVLSYISFDKNSIIRKRIDGATLNLNIPLKLQKNNETTLDLYKEKLGADEIIVAIMENKTGKILTMASSNRFNPEKIRKEDIGSLNVNAVEYQFEPGSVVKPLSISIAMDKGLIKKNENFPAYNTNGGKGSYKIGRFNIKDDHKFDKHYLTLDEIVMFSSNIGTLQIAQRLTGPEFFEGMKRFGFTRKTGIDLPYEKKGVMPKVWQFSAGDKEKKDNVFKATVSFGQGMTATFIQLLKAYSVFNNDGEMITPRIVSSLTYDNNKYKPYDDKAEKILSKETADAMKKMLIKTVTDGTGRAAKIDGLEIGGKTGTAQIARGGKYLKKYISSFFGFVNDEKGNSYTIGVTVINPISTGTHWYYYYASWSAVPVFKEIIQNLVKLNYLSPKEGIIPEK; encoded by the coding sequence ATGTCTTCAAATAAAATTGAAAAAGTCGATAAAACAAAAAAAATAGTTATTCTATTTTTACTAATTTTCTTATTCTTAACTATTCTTATGATTTCTGTTTTTAGAACGATAACTGAAAAGAGACATTTACCTTCACTCAAAGGTGAAAAAAATGAACTTGCAGTAAGAGGTGATATTATAAGTGCAGATAACTTTAAAATTGCATCATCTAAAAAACTTTATAAAGCTGCAATAGATACAAGACATCTTGATCCTACAAAAGAAGAGTTATTTCTTAGGTTATTTTCAATTTATAGTAATATTGATTATAAAATATTAAAAGATAGATTAGATGAAGGGAAAAAAAGTCCTGGAAATTTAGTTTTATCTTATGGAATAGATTCAAGATCGGCAAAAAATCTAAAAGAATTAGCTTTTAAACTTGTTCAGCTAGATGTATTCATTAGCCGTCAAGTAAATGGAAGCAAAATATTAAGAGGTTTGACCATTAGTGAAAGTGGTGAAAAAAGAACTTTTTCATATAATGATACTTTAACACCTGTAGTTGGATATATTTCAAAGTATGAATCAGAATTTGGGAAAACTAAAGTTAATGGAATTAAAGGTTTAGAAAAACATTATAATAAAGTTTTAAATCAATCAAAAGATGGTGTTTTACAAGGTGATAGAGATGTATTATCTTATATATCTTTTGATAAAAATTCTATCATTAGAAAACGAATTGATGGCGCTACATTAAATCTAAATATTCCATTAAAATTACAAAAAAACAATGAAACAACTTTAGATTTATATAAAGAAAAATTAGGTGCTGATGAAATTATTGTTGCAATAATGGAAAATAAAACAGGAAAAATCCTAACAATGGCTTCATCAAACAGATTCAATCCAGAAAAAATTAGAAAAGAAGATATAGGTTCGCTAAATGTTAATGCAGTAGAATACCAATTCGAACCAGGTTCTGTTGTAAAACCTCTTTCTATATCTATTGCAATGGATAAAGGATTAATTAAAAAAAATGAAAATTTTCCTGCATATAATACAAATGGAGGAAAAGGTTCGTATAAAATTGGAAGATTTAATATAAAAGATGACCATAAATTTGATAAGCATTATTTAACATTAGATGAGATAGTTATGTTTTCTTCTAATATAGGAACTTTACAAATTGCTCAAAGATTAACAGGTCCTGAATTTTTTGAAGGTATGAAAAGATTTGGTTTTACAAGAAAAACAGGAATTGATTTGCCATATGAGAAAAAAGGTGTAATGCCAAAGGTTTGGCAATTTTCTGCTGGAGATAAAGAAAAAAAAGATAATGTTTTTAAAGCAACAGTTTCTTTTGGACAAGGTATGACAGCAACTTTTATTCAACTTTTAAAAGCTTATTCTGTATTTAATAATGATGGAGAAATGATTACACCAAGAATAGTATCTTCACTTACTTATGATAATAATAAATATAAACCATATGATGATAAAGCAGAAAAAATACTATCAAAAGAAACTGCTGATGCAATGAAGAAGATGCTAATAAAAACAGTAACTGATGGAACAGGAAGAGCAGCAAAAATTGATGGTTTAGAAATTGGTGGGAAGACAGGTACAGCACAAATTGCAAGAGGTGGGAAATATCTTAAAAAATATATATCTTCATTTTTTGGATTTGTAAATGATGAAAAAGGAAACTCATATACAATTGGTGTAACTGTTATTAATCCGATTTCAACAGGAACACATTGGTATTATTATTATGCTTCTTGGTCAGCTGTACCTGTATTTAAAGAAATCATACAAAACCTAGTTAAATTAAACTATTTATCACCTAAAGAAGGTATAATTCCAGAAAAATAA
- a CDS encoding peptidylprolyl isomerase: MFGFKKELKEYNYSKEKLSKFNYAKITTEKGVIWVKLFNEETPIAVSNFSTLANDGFYNGLNFHRVIPGFMAQGGCPEGSGMGGPGWSIKCEIDAPKQIHNRGSLSMAHAGRNTGGSQFFICFVPCPHLNNHHTVFGGIEENDSDSFATLDAIKQNDKIVSIEIFEKRN; encoded by the coding sequence ATGTTTGGATTCAAAAAAGAATTAAAAGAATACAATTATTCAAAAGAAAAATTATCAAAATTTAATTATGCAAAAATTACAACTGAAAAAGGTGTAATTTGGGTAAAACTTTTTAATGAAGAAACACCTATAGCAGTTTCAAATTTCTCAACTTTAGCTAATGATGGTTTTTATAATGGATTAAATTTTCACAGAGTAATTCCAGGATTTATGGCTCAAGGTGGTTGTCCAGAAGGTTCTGGAATGGGAGGACCAGGATGGTCTATAAAATGTGAAATTGATGCACCAAAACAAATACATAATAGAGGTTCATTATCTATGGCTCATGCTGGTAGAAACACAGGAGGAAGTCAATTTTTTATATGTTTTGTTCCTTGCCCTCATTTAAATAATCATCATACAGTATTTGGTGGAATTGAAGAAAATGATTCTGATAGCTTCGCAACACTTGATGCAATCAAACAAAATGATAAAATTGTTTCTATTGAAATTTTTGAGAAAAGAAATTAA
- a CDS encoding type II secretion system protein, with translation MKKSFSFLEIIIVLTLISFLYTQFIPKSKINKLDEITNRLTLYLSYTRLKALLDDKYDENDSLWHKKRWTIKFFRCREVEDGIYFTIYSDKNKTGHPSIEDTLKDPLTNKNIYSSNYCEENDKNSKYTLLTKTFDIKDVNVSCNNTSSLGQISFGNDGKIFSKLSAFENEFNEYEIENPCIIKLISKNNDSKEIKIYPKSGYLEKINNK, from the coding sequence ATGAAAAAATCTTTTTCATTTTTAGAAATTATTATAGTATTAACATTAATATCTTTTTTATATACACAATTCATCCCCAAAAGTAAAATCAATAAACTTGATGAAATTACAAATAGATTAACTCTTTATTTATCATATACAAGATTAAAAGCATTATTAGATGACAAATATGATGAAAATGATTCTTTATGGCATAAAAAAAGATGGACTATAAAATTCTTTAGATGCAGAGAAGTAGAAGATGGTATCTATTTTACAATATATAGTGATAAAAATAAAACAGGACATCCTAGTATTGAAGATACATTAAAAGATCCATTAACAAATAAAAATATTTATAGTTCAAATTATTGTGAAGAAAATGATAAAAATAGTAAATATACATTATTAACAAAAACATTTGATATAAAAGATGTTAATGTAAGTTGTAATAATACATCGTCTTTAGGTCAAATATCTTTTGGTAATGATGGAAAAATATTTTCAAAACTTTCAGCTTTTGAAAATGAATTTAATGAATATGAAATTGAAAATCCATGTATAATTAAACTAATTAGTAAAAATAATGATAGCAAAGAGATAAAAATTTATCCAAAAAGTGGATATTTAGAAAAAATAAATAATAAATAG
- a CDS encoding ArnT family glycosyltransferase → MIANYKYSYYFYTFLIILICTLLIKADLSLSISYKEALNVFVNNSILTIITNTSMYFFGQNDIALRLPFILFYFFSVILMYKITDNYFKNEKDRLLSIIIFMLLPGVLSASLLVNSAIIVIFCTLLYLYYFQKYNKQSYLLLILFLFVDNSFAILYLALFFFSIKNKDKKLLYFSSIFFIISMYIYGFSTDGKPKGFLVDTVAVYATIFSPILFLYFIYAIYRAGIKNEKSLSWYISFTALLLSIIISFRQKVYIEDFAPYVVISIPLMIKTFLHSYRVRLREFRKIYNILAISIILMLTINVILTFVNKPLYMFLPNPTKHFVYQYHFVKELSEELKKRNIDGIISDNDELLLRLRFYNIHEGDKYYISTKEFYNYDEKITIKYYGRELFVVYLKKIK, encoded by the coding sequence ATGATTGCTAATTACAAATATAGCTACTATTTTTATACTTTTCTAATTATATTAATTTGTACTTTATTAATAAAAGCAGATTTATCTCTTAGTATTTCTTATAAAGAAGCTTTAAATGTATTTGTAAATAATTCAATTTTAACAATTATTACAAATACATCAATGTATTTTTTTGGTCAAAATGATATAGCTTTAAGACTACCTTTTATACTTTTTTATTTTTTCAGTGTAATTTTAATGTATAAGATAACTGATAATTATTTTAAAAATGAAAAAGATAGATTATTATCAATTATCATTTTTATGTTATTACCTGGAGTTTTAAGTGCATCATTATTAGTTAATAGTGCCATAATAGTTATATTTTGCACACTTTTATATTTATATTACTTTCAGAAATATAATAAACAATCATATTTATTATTGATTCTTTTCCTTTTTGTTGATAATTCATTTGCAATTTTATATTTAGCATTGTTTTTCTTCTCAATAAAAAACAAAGATAAAAAATTATTGTATTTTTCTTCAATATTCTTTATTATCTCAATGTATATATATGGTTTTTCAACAGATGGAAAACCAAAAGGATTTTTAGTCGATACCGTTGCAGTTTATGCAACAATTTTTTCTCCTATCTTATTTTTATATTTTATTTATGCAATTTATAGAGCAGGTATTAAAAATGAAAAGAGTTTAAGTTGGTATATATCATTTACAGCATTATTATTATCTATTATTATATCTTTTAGACAAAAAGTTTATATTGAGGATTTTGCGCCTTATGTTGTGATTTCTATTCCTTTAATGATAAAAACATTTTTACATTCATATAGAGTTAGACTAAGAGAATTTAGGAAAATATATAATATTTTAGCAATATCAATAATATTAATGTTAACTATAAATGTAATATTAACTTTTGTAAATAAACCTTTATATATGTTTCTACCAAATCCAACAAAACACTTTGTTTATCAATATCATTTTGTAAAAGAATTATCAGAAGAATTGAAAAAAAGAAATATAGATGGAATAATAAGTGACAACGATGAATTGTTATTAAGATTGAGATTTTACAATATTCATGAAGGCGATAAATATTATATATCAACAAAAGAATTTTATAATTACGATGAGAAAATTACAATAAAATATTACGGAAGAGAACTTTTTGTTGTTTATTTGAAAAAAATAAAATGA
- a CDS encoding anthranilate synthase component II yields MILMIDNYDSFTYNIVQYCLELGANLKIIRNDELSIEEIEALNPEKIIISPGPATPDDAGVCLEVIKYFAGKKPIFGICLGHQAIGQVFGADVVRAKNMMHGKTSLIKVDKDTKIFDGLPKEFTQTRYHSLIVSKENLPKDIIVTSHSEDDNEIMSLEIKDKQIYGVQFHPESIMSEHGYKIIDNFLKL; encoded by the coding sequence ATGATATTAATGATTGATAATTATGATTCATTTACTTACAATATTGTTCAATATTGTTTAGAATTAGGTGCAAATTTAAAAATTATTAGAAATGATGAATTGAGCATTGAAGAAATTGAAGCTTTAAATCCTGAAAAAATTATAATTTCTCCAGGTCCAGCAACTCCTGATGATGCTGGGGTTTGTTTAGAAGTAATTAAATATTTTGCAGGTAAAAAACCAATATTTGGTATTTGTTTAGGACATCAAGCAATAGGACAAGTTTTTGGAGCAGATGTTGTAAGAGCAAAAAATATGATGCATGGAAAAACTTCATTAATAAAAGTAGATAAAGATACAAAAATTTTTGATGGTCTTCCAAAAGAGTTTACTCAAACAAGATATCACTCTTTAATTGTTTCAAAAGAAAATTTACCAAAAGATATAATCGTAACTTCTCATAGTGAAGATGACAATGAAATTATGTCTTTAGAAATAAAAGATAAACAAATTTATGGTGTGCAATTTCACCCAGAATCAATAATGAGTGAGCATGGATATAAAATCATTGATAATTTTCTAAAATTATAG
- a CDS encoding Fe(3+) ABC transporter substrate-binding protein translates to MIKKLALCAVVLASSLFASNEVNVYSQRHYDSDKIIYKKFEEETGIKVNVITAQAEELVAKLAIEGANTPADVLITADIGNLYQAKKRHLLQPIESKVLNENIPENLRDPDNNWFALTKRARVFVYNPKTVNPADLSDYLSLADPKFKDKVVTRSSTSGYNKSLLASIIANYGEEKALAFAKGLVSNMPYNPKGADKDQIIAVGAGDADIAIVNTYYLGVMLISKDKKDQEIAKSLKIFFPAQETTGTHMNITGAGVTNFASNKENAIKFIEYLSSVEAQEVFAEANQEFPVNPNAKASQIVQSWGAFKEDTISLNEVGKYTKKAVEIATEADWK, encoded by the coding sequence ATGATAAAAAAATTAGCCTTATGTGCAGTTGTTTTAGCAAGTTCTTTGTTCGCTTCAAATGAAGTAAATGTATATTCTCAAAGACATTATGATTCAGATAAGATAATTTATAAAAAATTTGAAGAAGAAACAGGTATTAAGGTAAATGTAATAACAGCACAAGCTGAAGAGCTTGTTGCAAAACTAGCAATTGAAGGTGCAAATACACCAGCTGATGTTTTAATAACAGCAGATATTGGAAATTTATATCAAGCAAAAAAAAGACATCTTTTACAACCAATCGAATCAAAAGTATTAAACGAAAATATTCCTGAAAATTTAAGAGATCCAGACAATAATTGGTTTGCACTTACAAAAAGAGCAAGAGTTTTTGTTTATAATCCAAAAACAGTAAATCCAGCTGATTTAAGTGATTATTTAAGCCTTGCTGATCCAAAATTTAAAGATAAAGTTGTAACACGTTCTTCAACAAGTGGTTATAATAAATCTTTATTAGCTTCAATTATTGCAAACTATGGAGAAGAAAAAGCTTTAGCTTTTGCAAAAGGTTTAGTTTCAAATATGCCTTATAATCCAAAAGGTGCAGATAAAGATCAAATCATTGCAGTTGGTGCTGGTGATGCTGATATTGCAATTGTAAATACTTATTACTTAGGTGTAATGTTAATAAGTAAAGATAAAAAAGACCAAGAAATTGCAAAAAGTTTAAAAATCTTTTTTCCAGCTCAAGAGACAACAGGAACTCATATGAATATTACAGGTGCTGGTGTTACAAACTTTGCTTCAAACAAAGAAAATGCTATCAAATTTATTGAATATCTAAGTTCAGTAGAAGCACAAGAAGTATTTGCAGAAGCAAATCAAGAATTCCCAGTAAATCCAAATGCAAAAGCCTCACAAATTGTACAATCTTGGGGAGCATTTAAAGAAGATACAATTTCATTAAATGAAGTTGGGAAATATACTAAAAAAGCTGTTGAAATAGCGACGGAAGCAGATTGGAAATAA
- a CDS encoding ABC transporter permease gives MEINKFKRYIAPFIGVCIASPILALLLYFIFKNEFDFDFLFGKLMKQYITNTTILVIGTFFSVLVIGTITSYLSARFEYFGSKFFAICFILPLAYPAYILGYTYVGFFEFRGILSEIVGTKSVRLDILNMYGAIFIFGIAMFPYVYILGKVSFGSISSTVTELISLHKINPIKAFFKVYLPLAYPAIFAGCLLAILETLSDYGTVLYFGIDTFSIGIFKSWFGYGDFLQSINVAIMLLIFVFAILWVESLIRKKYRFVSSTFSGKKAPKIKLTGKYNFIAFFISFVISLITLFIPTTILVYWFILDIHTLDFETFQFLSNTLTLNFISSIVIILLSFFVVYMLRFYPSKIGNFTHKLSILGYSIPGAIVGIGLLVISNFIDKALNHVLLSGTFLLLVLAYTTRYFASSIGSIENGFSKIDSSIDDASKIFGKSEMSNIIKVYLPLMKPYILSGFLILYIDIAKELPATLILRPFNFDTLAIQISHLASNEMLYKTGFPSLVLVLTTAIAVLLLNSKFVRRKI, from the coding sequence TTGGAAATAAATAAATTTAAACGATATATTGCTCCATTTATTGGAGTTTGTATCGCTTCACCAATATTAGCTCTTTTATTATATTTTATTTTTAAAAATGAGTTTGACTTTGATTTTTTATTTGGAAAATTAATGAAACAATATATAACTAATACTACAATATTAGTTATTGGAACTTTTTTTTCTGTTTTAGTTATTGGAACAATTACTTCATATTTAAGTGCTAGATTTGAATACTTTGGAAGCAAATTTTTTGCAATCTGTTTTATCTTACCTCTTGCTTATCCTGCATATATTTTAGGTTATACTTATGTAGGTTTTTTTGAATTTCGAGGAATATTATCTGAGATTGTTGGAACTAAAAGTGTTAGACTTGATATATTAAATATGTATGGAGCGATTTTTATCTTTGGAATTGCAATGTTTCCTTATGTATATATTTTAGGGAAAGTATCTTTTGGTTCAATTTCATCAACTGTAACTGAACTTATCTCTTTACACAAAATAAATCCTATAAAAGCTTTTTTCAAAGTATATCTTCCTTTAGCATATCCAGCTATTTTCGCAGGTTGTCTTTTAGCAATCTTAGAAACTTTAAGTGATTATGGAACTGTTTTATATTTTGGAATAGATACTTTTAGTATTGGAATATTTAAAAGTTGGTTTGGATATGGAGATTTTTTACAATCAATAAATGTTGCAATTATGTTATTAATTTTTGTATTTGCAATTTTATGGGTTGAGAGTTTAATAAGAAAAAAATATAGATTTGTAAGTTCTACATTTAGTGGGAAAAAAGCACCAAAAATAAAACTTACTGGAAAATATAATTTTATAGCATTTTTTATATCTTTTGTTATTTCACTAATAACTCTATTTATTCCAACAACAATATTAGTTTATTGGTTTATTCTTGATATTCACACACTTGATTTTGAAACTTTTCAATTTTTATCAAATACTTTAACATTAAATTTTATCTCTTCAATAGTGATTATTCTTTTATCATTTTTTGTTGTTTATATGCTTAGATTTTATCCATCTAAAATTGGTAACTTTACACATAAACTATCAATTTTAGGATATTCAATTCCTGGAGCAATTGTTGGTATTGGATTATTAGTTATAAGTAACTTTATTGATAAAGCTTTAAATCATGTTTTGCTTAGTGGAACTTTTTTACTTTTAGTCTTAGCATATACAACTAGATATTTTGCCTCAAGTATTGGTTCAATAGAAAATGGTTTTAGCAAAATTGATTCAAGTATTGATGATGCTAGTAAAATTTTTGGAAAAAGTGAAATGAGTAATATTATAAAAGTTTATTTACCTCTAATGAAACCTTATATTTTAAGTGGTTTTTTAATTTTATATATAGATATTGCAAAAGAATTACCCGCAACTCTTATTTTAAGACCATTTAATTTTGATACACTTGCAATTCAAATTAGCCACCTTGCAAGTAATGAAATGCTTTATAAAACTGGCTTTCCTTCACTGGTACTTGTTTTAACAACTGC